The following coding sequences lie in one Alicyclobacillus curvatus genomic window:
- a CDS encoding peptide chain release factor 3, with protein MNEVSKADPSTKADPSASADPSTKADPSASADSSVVADSSSAAEPNAGVESSAAAALKAGSEQRRTFAIISHPDAGKTTLTEKLLLFGGAIREAGAVKGKKARRHATSDWMEIEKQRGISVTSTVLQFSYKNRRINILDTPGHEDFSEDTYRTLTAADSAVMLIDAAKGVEPQTIKLFEVCAMRGIPIFTFINKLDREGKEPLALLEEIEEVLGIRSCPMNWPIGMGQQFLGIYNRSDKRFERFTGRGEATTNISVDDIESEELSGILGADLHAQLQEEVMLLDIAGDPFDADLVQKGKLTPVFFGSAIANFGVETFLNEFIDLAPAPGPRKTDGGLVEPSDEAFSGFVFKIQANMNPAHRDRIAFIRMCSGKFDRGMNVNHVRTGKKINLAQPQQFFGQGREIIDEAFPGDIIGIFDPGLFRIGDTLSESGWFNFEPLPQFSPEHFARVNVKNTLKYKQFHKGLEQLAEEGAIQVYRQVNRTEDMILGAVGRLQFEVFQYRMNSEYGAEVELTNLPYSVARWIETPNMETLNYDRYSNLIVKDLDDRFVMLFPNEFATHFVVDKNPDVKLHTTSYGMK; from the coding sequence ATCAATGAGGTATCCAAAGCAGACCCAAGCACCAAAGCAGACCCAAGTGCTTCAGCAGACCCAAGCACCAAAGCAGACCCAAGTGCTTCAGCAGACTCAAGCGTTGTAGCAGACTCAAGCTCTGCAGCAGAACCAAACGCCGGGGTAGAATCCAGCGCCGCTGCTGCACTAAAAGCCGGCTCTGAACAACGGCGCACGTTTGCCATTATTTCGCACCCTGACGCTGGCAAGACGACGCTGACCGAAAAGCTGTTGCTGTTCGGTGGCGCCATTCGCGAGGCAGGGGCTGTGAAAGGCAAAAAAGCGAGACGGCATGCGACATCGGACTGGATGGAGATTGAAAAGCAAAGAGGTATCTCAGTCACATCCACGGTTCTGCAGTTTTCCTATAAAAATCGCCGAATTAACATCCTTGACACACCAGGTCACGAGGATTTCAGTGAAGATACCTATCGCACGTTGACAGCGGCTGACAGTGCAGTGATGCTCATTGATGCCGCCAAAGGCGTCGAACCGCAGACCATCAAGCTGTTTGAAGTGTGTGCAATGCGGGGCATTCCTATTTTCACCTTCATCAACAAGCTGGACCGTGAGGGGAAGGAACCTCTGGCATTGCTTGAAGAGATTGAAGAGGTGCTCGGAATCCGGTCGTGCCCGATGAACTGGCCGATTGGCATGGGACAGCAGTTTCTCGGTATCTATAACCGTTCAGACAAACGCTTTGAGCGATTCACGGGGCGGGGAGAAGCTACTACTAACATATCGGTGGATGACATTGAAAGTGAAGAACTGAGCGGGATTCTGGGCGCAGACTTGCACGCACAACTTCAGGAAGAAGTCATGCTGCTTGATATCGCCGGGGACCCTTTTGATGCCGATCTCGTTCAAAAAGGCAAACTAACCCCAGTGTTCTTCGGCAGCGCCATCGCGAATTTCGGTGTTGAGACGTTTCTCAATGAATTCATCGACTTGGCTCCTGCACCAGGTCCGAGGAAAACCGACGGGGGATTGGTTGAGCCCTCCGATGAGGCGTTCTCTGGATTCGTGTTTAAGATTCAGGCCAACATGAACCCGGCGCACCGCGACAGGATTGCCTTTATTCGGATGTGCTCGGGCAAGTTTGACCGGGGCATGAACGTGAACCATGTCCGCACAGGAAAGAAGATTAATCTGGCGCAGCCACAGCAATTTTTCGGGCAAGGCCGCGAGATTATCGATGAGGCATTTCCAGGAGATATCATTGGCATTTTTGATCCGGGATTGTTCCGCATCGGTGATACCTTGAGCGAATCCGGTTGGTTTAACTTCGAGCCGTTGCCACAGTTTTCACCAGAGCACTTTGCTCGCGTGAATGTGAAAAATACGCTGAAATACAAGCAGTTTCACAAGGGTCTTGAGCAGTTGGCTGAAGAAGGCGCAATCCAGGTTTACCGTCAGGTCAATCGCACCGAGGACATGATTCTTGGGGCTGTCGGGCGGCTGCAGTTCGAGGTCTTTCAATACAGGATGAATTCAGAGTACGGGGCAGAAGTTGAGCTCACCAATTTGCCGTATTCCGTGGCGCGTTGGATTGAAACCCCGAATATGGAGACGCTCAATTATGACAGGTATTCGAACCTGATTGTGAAAGACCTGGATGACCGCTTTGTGATGTTGTTCCCGAACGAATTCGCAACGCACTTTGTCGTCGATAAAAACCCGGATGTCAAGCTGCACACGACATCGTACGGAATGAAATAG
- a CDS encoding dipeptide ABC transporter ATP-binding protein: protein MSEVLLEVEDLKKHFPMKGGFLGRDSGAVRAVDGVSLQVYQGETLGIVGESGCGKSTLGRSILRLVEPTSGRVQFNGKNVLKLSKSQMRDLRREMQIVFQDPYASLNPRYTIQQILMEPMEIHHLYNHSSRKERVESILTHVGLDPSYASRFPHEFSGGQRQRIGIARALVLNPKLLVLDEPVAALDVSVQSQVINLLEDLQVDFNLTYIFVAHDLSVVKHISNRVLVMYLGRMAELASSEELFSNPMHPYTRALLSAVPIPNPRVKRERIILSGDIPSPVDPPPGCVFHTRCPIAQDVCKQQLPEWRELRPNHFVACHFPGEL, encoded by the coding sequence ATGAGTGAGGTTTTACTTGAAGTCGAGGACCTGAAAAAACACTTCCCCATGAAAGGCGGATTTTTAGGCAGAGATTCAGGTGCCGTTCGCGCTGTGGATGGAGTATCTCTACAAGTTTATCAAGGCGAAACGCTCGGTATTGTTGGGGAGTCGGGTTGCGGCAAGTCAACACTCGGACGAAGCATACTGAGGCTGGTCGAACCGACAAGTGGCCGTGTTCAGTTCAACGGTAAGAATGTTCTTAAGCTCAGCAAGTCCCAGATGAGAGACCTGCGCCGAGAGATGCAAATCGTGTTCCAAGATCCATATGCTTCGTTAAACCCCCGGTATACCATTCAACAGATATTGATGGAACCCATGGAAATCCACCATCTCTACAATCATTCGTCGCGCAAAGAGAGAGTCGAATCTATTCTTACACACGTCGGACTGGATCCTTCTTACGCCAGTCGGTTTCCGCATGAGTTCTCGGGCGGTCAACGGCAGCGCATCGGGATAGCCAGAGCTTTGGTTTTGAACCCGAAATTATTGGTCCTCGACGAACCTGTCGCTGCTCTTGATGTCTCTGTCCAATCGCAAGTCATTAATTTGCTCGAAGACCTGCAGGTCGACTTCAATCTAACCTATATTTTTGTTGCGCATGACCTGTCGGTTGTAAAACATATCAGCAATCGCGTACTTGTGATGTATCTCGGGAGAATGGCCGAACTTGCTAGTTCTGAGGAACTATTTTCGAATCCGATGCATCCCTATACCCGAGCACTCTTGTCCGCTGTGCCGATTCCAAATCCAAGGGTGAAGAGAGAACGTATCATTCTGTCAGGGGACATTCCAAGTCCGGTCGATCCGCCGCCGGGATGCGTTTTTCATACTCGCTGTCCCATCGCGCAAGACGTGTGTAAACAGCAGCTTCCTGAGTGGCGAGAATTGCGGCCGAATCACTTCGTTGCCTGCCACTTTCCGGGAGAATTATAA
- a CDS encoding APC family permease, translated as MSVQELQRKMGTFSLTMTGVGSIIGSGWLFGAWKASKVAGPAALVAWVIGMCAIMLIGLVYAELGGTFPESGGAVRYAQYSHGSLAGFIAGWANWIAIVSVIPIEAEASMQYMSSWPVHWASAIYNGSTLTPIGVAGAAVLVLIYFFLNYWTVQLFSRVNSLITVFKLIIPAVTAIGLIVAGFHPSNFTHVGGFAPNGWSSVLTAIATSGIIFAFNGFQSPVNFAGEAQNPSRTVPRAVIGSILVSGVIYLLLQTGFIGALSPHMLAGGWSAVELKSPFANLALALGLNWLAIVLFADAFISPSGTGITYTATTSRMVFGMSENGWFPQIFGTIHPFYKVPRRAMWLNLIIAYAFLAVFRGWGTLAGVISVATLISYVTGPVAAVSLRKTGTSLDRKLRIKGLSVIAPLAFMLASLILYWAKWPLTGQVLLVMVVGLPIFLFYQAKQHFKDFSKHLKAGLWLVVYLMVMMALSYLGSQKFGGIGVIPYGWDMVIVAVASLGFYVWGIHSGWRTSEAQAAERKLGMRAELQQQAMGTD; from the coding sequence ATGTCGGTGCAGGAATTACAGCGTAAGATGGGGACGTTCAGTCTCACAATGACGGGCGTGGGGTCCATCATCGGATCGGGTTGGCTGTTTGGAGCTTGGAAGGCTTCAAAGGTAGCTGGACCGGCAGCCTTGGTGGCGTGGGTCATTGGTATGTGTGCCATTATGCTCATTGGTCTGGTCTATGCGGAACTTGGTGGGACATTCCCGGAATCTGGTGGTGCTGTACGCTACGCACAGTATTCACATGGCTCACTGGCAGGCTTTATTGCTGGTTGGGCAAACTGGATTGCCATTGTCTCAGTCATTCCGATTGAGGCCGAAGCTTCGATGCAGTACATGAGCTCATGGCCGGTGCACTGGGCATCCGCAATATACAACGGATCGACGTTAACACCGATTGGTGTTGCCGGGGCGGCAGTGCTGGTACTCATCTATTTCTTCCTCAACTATTGGACAGTGCAGTTATTTTCGCGCGTGAACTCGCTCATCACCGTATTTAAGTTGATTATTCCGGCAGTAACCGCCATCGGCTTGATTGTGGCTGGGTTTCATCCAAGTAACTTTACACACGTGGGTGGCTTCGCGCCAAACGGCTGGTCGAGCGTGCTGACCGCCATCGCAACATCAGGTATCATTTTTGCCTTCAACGGCTTTCAAAGCCCGGTCAACTTCGCTGGGGAGGCGCAAAATCCGAGCAGAACAGTACCGCGGGCAGTGATTGGTTCGATTTTGGTATCAGGTGTTATCTACTTATTGCTGCAAACTGGGTTCATTGGCGCGTTAAGTCCGCATATGCTGGCAGGCGGCTGGAGCGCAGTGGAACTGAAGTCACCGTTTGCAAATTTGGCGCTCGCGCTTGGTTTGAACTGGCTCGCGATTGTCCTGTTTGCAGATGCATTCATTTCGCCGTCAGGAACCGGAATTACGTATACTGCAACGACTTCCCGGATGGTATTTGGGATGTCAGAGAATGGTTGGTTTCCGCAAATTTTTGGCACAATTCATCCATTCTACAAAGTGCCTCGTCGTGCGATGTGGCTCAATCTTATCATTGCCTATGCGTTCCTTGCTGTTTTTCGCGGCTGGGGAACACTGGCAGGCGTCATCTCGGTGGCGACTCTGATATCCTATGTGACTGGACCGGTTGCAGCAGTTTCATTGCGAAAGACAGGTACGTCGCTCGACCGGAAGCTCCGCATCAAGGGACTGTCCGTCATTGCACCACTAGCCTTTATGCTGGCTTCGCTGATTCTGTACTGGGCGAAGTGGCCGCTGACAGGGCAAGTTCTGCTCGTTATGGTTGTGGGCTTACCTATCTTCCTGTTTTATCAGGCTAAGCAGCACTTTAAGGACTTCTCGAAGCACCTCAAGGCTGGTTTGTGGTTAGTTGTGTACCTGATGGTTATGATGGCTCTCTCATATCTTGGTAGTCAAAAATTTGGCGGCATTGGCGTAATTCCTTATGGCTGGGACATGGTCATTGTGGCTGTGGCGTCGCTTGGGTTCTACGTATGGGGCATTCACAGCGGCTGGCGCACATCTGAAGCCCAGGCAGCCGAGAGAAAGCTGGGCATGCGCGCCGAACTCCAGCAGCAAGCAATGGGGACGGACTGA
- a CDS encoding peptide ABC transporter substrate-binding protein, with amino-acid sequence MKLAKSGMVTIAMAASITMLVAGCGNSTSNNSTNSPGGNTTATNTSGNSTGSSQTPTSGGTINLALPPQTNLNWFLPLMNAASDSIYNTQLVDQLYKPLLWINNDYSINWQSSIANKITYNSAGTVYHVFLNPKWTWSDGTPVTSKDVLFTWNVIKAASAKNAPSPWPFVGAGTGNIPDGIKSVVATSPTEVTITLDKPANQQWFIYNGIIQLTPMPAHAWDTKPNMTSEIKYLGSNATNLMFDSVVDGPFKPVSATSSQSWVIAPNPNYAGHKSLVNKIIFTYEGSNASELAALKSGALNVGGLDQSQLGEKSALTSQGDKITPGYSFGIFWTEMNMWPGSPTKAIFDQAYVRQALQMGIDNQGAAQDIFKGYAVPLFGPIPSTPKTQFFDPNLQNPYPFDINKGKQLLESHGWKDVNGVMTKGSQKLKFTMMYVSGITSSTDQAELMKQDWAQEGVDVTLKPVPFSTFISVTSNPKDTSWGLATGSGWDYNGPGFYPTGGQLFATGAPSGTGFSDPKEDALIQATHVPYATQQETMQHFFQYEDYTAKALPFLWGLNVASLTVTAPTVHNVNKYADTATAFPQMQYWWVSSN; translated from the coding sequence ATGAAACTCGCAAAATCAGGAATGGTCACCATTGCCATGGCGGCAAGCATCACGATGCTCGTCGCAGGTTGTGGAAATTCAACCTCGAACAACTCGACAAATAGCCCTGGTGGCAACACGACCGCCACCAACACAAGCGGAAATTCGACCGGAAGTTCGCAAACACCAACGTCAGGTGGAACCATCAATTTGGCGCTGCCGCCGCAAACCAACCTCAACTGGTTCCTGCCTCTTATGAATGCCGCATCGGATAGTATCTACAACACGCAGCTTGTAGATCAACTATACAAGCCATTGCTTTGGATAAATAACGATTATAGCATTAACTGGCAATCCTCAATTGCCAATAAAATTACTTACAATTCAGCCGGTACTGTCTACCATGTCTTCCTGAATCCGAAATGGACATGGTCTGATGGAACGCCTGTAACATCAAAAGACGTTCTCTTCACATGGAACGTCATTAAGGCTGCTTCTGCGAAAAATGCTCCTTCACCGTGGCCGTTTGTCGGCGCAGGAACAGGTAACATTCCTGATGGTATCAAGAGCGTTGTCGCCACCAGCCCGACAGAAGTGACCATTACCTTGGATAAACCCGCAAACCAGCAGTGGTTTATATACAACGGCATTATTCAGTTAACCCCAATGCCGGCGCATGCATGGGACACAAAGCCCAACATGACGAGTGAAATCAAGTACCTCGGTTCAAATGCGACGAATCTAATGTTTGACAGCGTCGTTGATGGACCGTTTAAGCCGGTCAGTGCCACATCAAGTCAGTCGTGGGTCATTGCACCAAATCCGAACTATGCCGGTCATAAGAGCTTGGTCAATAAGATTATCTTTACCTACGAAGGTTCAAATGCTTCAGAACTTGCAGCTTTGAAGTCTGGTGCTCTCAACGTCGGCGGTCTCGACCAGTCACAATTGGGAGAGAAAAGCGCCTTAACGTCTCAGGGAGACAAGATAACCCCAGGCTATTCGTTTGGTATCTTCTGGACTGAGATGAATATGTGGCCAGGATCCCCGACAAAGGCCATTTTTGACCAAGCGTACGTGCGTCAAGCACTGCAAATGGGCATCGATAATCAGGGCGCCGCTCAAGATATTTTCAAGGGATACGCTGTTCCATTGTTTGGCCCAATTCCGTCAACACCGAAGACTCAGTTCTTCGATCCGAATCTGCAGAACCCATATCCGTTTGACATCAACAAGGGCAAGCAATTGCTGGAGTCACACGGCTGGAAAGACGTCAATGGCGTGATGACAAAGGGCTCGCAGAAACTGAAGTTTACCATGATGTACGTCAGCGGCATCACAAGTTCGACTGACCAGGCTGAGCTGATGAAGCAGGACTGGGCTCAAGAGGGAGTCGACGTGACGCTTAAGCCGGTGCCATTTAGCACGTTTATTAGTGTGACAAGTAATCCAAAAGACACCAGTTGGGGTTTGGCGACTGGCTCCGGTTGGGATTACAACGGACCTGGTTTCTACCCAACGGGTGGCCAGTTGTTTGCAACGGGTGCTCCGTCGGGCACAGGATTTAGCGATCCGAAAGAAGACGCGCTGATTCAGGCGACACACGTTCCGTACGCGACGCAGCAGGAAACCATGCAGCACTTCTTCCAATATGAAGATTACACTGCGAAGGCACTTCCGTTCCTCTGGGGTCTAAACGTAGCGAGCTTGACGGTAACCGCGCCGACTGTGCATAACGTGAACAAGTATGCAGACACGGCAACGGCCTTCCCGCAAATGCAGTACTGGTGGGTTTCTTCAAACTAA
- a CDS encoding ABC transporter permease, translated as MLKYIIRRILEAIPTLLGVTVISFVLIHIVPGNPVRILLGNHYTLERAAALSRSLGLNKPLWEQYFIWLGHILVGNFGYSYVYNKSVVNMILTALPHTLAIVVISVMAAHLFAIFLGSVQAYYQNTIFDQVVTVINYFLYSMPSFWLGLLLVIFFAIDIKWFPSGGIVNQNAHIGFLNWLHHIVLPVASLFLISVAGWARYMRSSMREALLQDYVRTARMKGATEFRVVFVHALRNSVLPLITMLGLSLPVLVAGALFVEEIFNYPGMGLLYWNAISNRDYPIIMAVTVFLGVVTVLGNLLADILYGIIDPRIRYR; from the coding sequence ATGTTGAAATACATCATTCGACGAATTCTCGAGGCTATTCCGACGCTGCTTGGGGTGACCGTGATCAGTTTTGTACTGATTCACATTGTACCTGGCAATCCAGTCCGTATTTTGTTAGGTAATCACTACACGTTAGAGCGAGCAGCGGCACTGTCACGGTCTCTTGGATTGAATAAACCGCTATGGGAGCAGTACTTTATCTGGTTGGGACATATACTTGTCGGTAACTTCGGATATTCCTATGTCTATAACAAGTCTGTTGTGAACATGATTCTAACAGCGTTACCACACACTTTGGCAATTGTTGTAATATCTGTTATGGCAGCTCACCTGTTTGCCATCTTTTTAGGCTCTGTTCAGGCCTACTATCAGAACACCATATTTGACCAAGTGGTGACGGTCATCAACTACTTCCTGTATTCAATGCCGTCCTTTTGGTTGGGACTGCTGCTTGTTATCTTTTTCGCGATTGACATCAAGTGGTTTCCTTCTGGCGGCATCGTAAATCAGAATGCACACATAGGCTTCTTGAATTGGCTGCACCACATCGTTCTCCCGGTTGCATCGTTGTTCTTGATTTCGGTGGCAGGGTGGGCGCGCTACATGCGTTCGTCGATGCGCGAGGCGTTACTTCAGGATTATGTGAGGACGGCTAGAATGAAAGGCGCTACGGAGTTTCGCGTTGTCTTCGTACATGCTCTCCGTAACTCAGTCCTGCCTCTCATCACGATGCTCGGTTTATCGCTGCCAGTACTTGTAGCAGGTGCTTTGTTTGTTGAGGAAATCTTTAACTATCCCGGGATGGGATTGCTGTACTGGAATGCCATCAGCAACCGTGACTACCCCATCATTATGGCCGTCACTGTGTTTCTAGGCGTCGTCACTGTGCTTGGGAACCTGCTCGCGGATATTCTGTACGGGATTATCGATCCGCGGATTCGCTACCGATAA
- a CDS encoding ABC transporter ATP-binding protein, whose protein sequence is MTNVLEVQSLSVEFNVNGRYLPAVSDVSLAIAEGETLGLVGESGCGKSVTSLAITRLLAKTARVGGKAHFGDLDLLTAKDKDMQRIRGNEISMIFQEPMTSLNPVYTIGGQISETLLLHKDISPREAFSQSLDMLKKVGISRPEQIMHQHPHQLSGGMRQRVMIAIAMACNPRLLIADEPTTALDVTIQAQILELMKGIARDFRTSLLLITHDLGVVAEMCDRVAVMYAGQVVEQGTVDEVFFNPQHPYTRGLLNAIPKFDAPTKARLQPIEGNVPSISRMPKGCRFSPRCPHVMNQCVERPPGLFDVDDAHLSRCWLNAEKEA, encoded by the coding sequence GTGACGAATGTACTCGAAGTGCAGTCGTTATCTGTCGAATTCAACGTAAACGGTCGCTATCTTCCAGCCGTAAGTGACGTTTCGCTGGCTATAGCTGAGGGCGAGACTCTTGGCCTTGTAGGGGAATCCGGATGCGGAAAGAGCGTAACTTCCCTCGCAATTACCCGCTTGCTAGCCAAGACAGCCCGCGTCGGGGGCAAGGCGCACTTCGGCGATCTGGATTTACTGACCGCAAAAGATAAGGATATGCAACGAATTCGCGGAAATGAAATCAGCATGATTTTCCAGGAACCCATGACCTCGTTAAACCCTGTCTACACTATCGGAGGGCAAATCTCTGAAACGCTGCTCCTTCACAAGGACATAAGTCCCCGCGAAGCTTTTTCACAATCTCTCGATATGTTGAAAAAGGTTGGTATTTCTCGACCAGAGCAAATCATGCATCAACACCCGCATCAGTTGTCAGGCGGAATGCGGCAACGGGTGATGATTGCCATCGCTATGGCGTGTAATCCGAGACTTCTTATCGCCGATGAGCCAACTACGGCTCTCGATGTGACTATCCAGGCGCAGATTCTTGAACTTATGAAGGGAATCGCCCGTGACTTTCGCACTTCGCTGCTCCTTATCACGCACGATTTAGGTGTCGTTGCCGAAATGTGTGACAGGGTTGCCGTCATGTACGCAGGGCAGGTTGTGGAACAAGGCACGGTGGATGAAGTGTTCTTTAATCCACAGCATCCCTACACGCGCGGGTTACTGAATGCGATTCCAAAGTTTGACGCACCAACTAAAGCTCGTCTCCAACCGATTGAAGGGAATGTACCCTCTATCAGTCGGATGCCAAAAGGATGTCGGTTCTCCCCTCGCTGTCCTCACGTGATGAACCAGTGTGTAGAGCGTCCGCCGGGTCTGTTTGATGTGGACGACGCGCATTTGTCGCGATGCTGGCTCAATGCGGAGAAGGAGGCGTAG
- a CDS encoding ABC transporter permease, translating to MIIQPALMDEIQAQDVLDIRPGFMKRFWKARTTKLGVILLGLLILFSFVGPLIYRHSATLPHVLNTVAGPSAKFPLGTDSLGHNVLSQLMVGGQSSLEVGFASALVSMIFGTLYGMISGIVGGWTDTVMMRIVDIILAIPSIFILLFLNVVFQPNVLLMIFVLASTAWLGVSRLVRAEVLVIKNMLYVEAANALGASVWRIMARYMLPNFLGTVVVASTLGIADSILAMAGLSFLGLGLPPPAPNWGGMLADGMNYMFQNSWWLVYPAGIAILISQVSINLVGDGLRDALETRER from the coding sequence ATGATTATTCAGCCTGCATTGATGGACGAGATTCAGGCACAGGATGTCCTAGACATTCGTCCCGGGTTCATGAAAAGGTTTTGGAAAGCCCGGACGACAAAGCTGGGGGTCATCCTGCTTGGCCTGCTCATCTTGTTCTCGTTTGTCGGTCCGCTGATTTATCGGCATAGTGCTACATTGCCTCACGTCCTGAATACAGTGGCTGGCCCTTCGGCTAAGTTCCCATTAGGAACTGACAGCTTGGGGCACAATGTCCTGTCGCAATTAATGGTCGGAGGGCAGTCATCTCTGGAAGTTGGATTTGCATCCGCGTTGGTATCGATGATTTTTGGCACTCTGTACGGGATGATTAGTGGGATTGTCGGTGGATGGACAGACACCGTTATGATGCGGATTGTCGACATTATCCTGGCGATTCCCAGTATCTTTATCCTGCTGTTTCTGAACGTCGTTTTCCAACCAAACGTTCTTCTCATGATATTCGTCCTTGCGTCGACGGCTTGGCTCGGTGTGAGTCGTCTGGTCCGAGCCGAGGTGCTCGTTATCAAAAACATGCTCTATGTGGAAGCAGCAAATGCACTTGGAGCGAGCGTTTGGCGCATCATGGCAAGATACATGCTCCCGAATTTTCTTGGAACAGTTGTCGTGGCGTCGACCCTTGGCATCGCTGATTCCATTCTAGCGATGGCTGGGCTGAGCTTTCTCGGGTTGGGCCTGCCACCCCCGGCACCGAACTGGGGCGGAATGTTGGCTGACGGCATGAACTACATGTTTCAGAATTCCTGGTGGTTGGTCTATCCGGCCGGAATCGCCATTCTTATCTCACAGGTCTCGATTAACCTCGTTGGCGACGGTCTTCGAGACGCGTTGGAAACGCGCGAGAGATAG